From Companilactobacillus heilongjiangensis, one genomic window encodes:
- the mutS gene encoding DNA mismatch repair protein MutS, giving the protein MPQKTKETPMMEQYLEYKKQYPDAFLLYRVGDFYEMFYDDAVKGSQILELTLTSRNKKADEGIPMCGVPHHAIEGYIDTLVDKGYKVAVCDQLENPADAQGKMVKRGVTRVVTPGTIMDKSDQAKDNNYITAITAHKNVFGLAYADLSTGEVKVTSVSSQLDLTNELQNLDTKETVVSGSFPQKYLDQLRKFGILISKLDDLDDNYTFDYSKITADTEVNTVKLLISYLIKTQMRSLDHLKPAESYETSSYLLMDHSAQRNLELFKNIRTNKKSGTLLWLLDETKTAMGSRLLKQWLARPLISVGKLKERQHFVQVFLDNYFQRSSFQDYLTKVYDLERLAGRVAYGTVNGRDLIQLKTSLEQVPEIKSILLDIGDDELTAYVEKIDEVADIRNLIDKAVVEEAPISVTGGGLIKEGYNEQLDKYLDASKNGKQWLASLKAKEQELTGINNLKIGYNKVFGYYIEVSRANIDKVPEDRYQRKQTLVNAERYITPELKDKESLILEAEEKSKSLEYHLFDQIRSKIKDQIRRIQALANILSRLDVLQSFAVVSEEYHYVAPEFVDKHELKITNGRHPVVEKVLSNNSYIPNDVNFDDKTDILLITGPNMSGKSTYMRQMALTVIMAQIGCFVPAESAKLPIFDHIFTRIGAADDLISGDSTFMVEMREANDALKNATANSLIIFDEIGRGTATYDGMALAQAIIEYIDKNVNAMTLFSTHYHELTELESQLPGLRNVHVDASEENGDLVFLHKVLPGPADKSYGIHVAKLAGLPNDVLTRASKILSSLEETSVHTTTSESIKEPVADPIKEAKPVVVEPAEEVEEADNDETQLSLFPETTKKVKKLSTKESQVIKELDNQDLMGITPIEAINLLYKWQKKLK; this is encoded by the coding sequence ATGCCTCAAAAAACTAAAGAAACACCAATGATGGAGCAATATCTGGAATACAAAAAGCAATATCCAGATGCTTTTTTGTTGTATCGTGTTGGTGACTTTTATGAAATGTTCTATGACGATGCCGTTAAGGGTTCGCAAATTCTTGAACTAACTTTGACATCCCGTAATAAAAAAGCTGACGAAGGCATTCCAATGTGTGGCGTGCCTCATCATGCTATTGAGGGTTACATTGATACACTTGTGGATAAAGGTTATAAAGTAGCTGTCTGTGATCAGTTGGAAAATCCCGCTGACGCCCAAGGTAAAATGGTCAAACGAGGTGTTACTCGAGTAGTTACACCTGGTACGATTATGGATAAATCCGATCAGGCCAAGGATAACAACTACATTACGGCTATTACCGCCCACAAAAATGTCTTCGGATTAGCCTATGCTGACCTTTCAACTGGTGAAGTTAAAGTTACATCAGTTTCAAGTCAATTAGATTTAACTAATGAGTTGCAAAATTTGGATACCAAAGAAACAGTCGTTTCGGGAAGTTTTCCACAGAAATATCTTGATCAATTACGTAAATTTGGAATTTTGATTTCTAAATTGGATGATTTAGATGATAACTATACCTTTGATTATTCCAAGATTACGGCTGATACAGAAGTTAATACCGTTAAGTTGTTGATAAGTTATTTAATCAAGACGCAAATGCGTTCTTTGGACCACTTGAAACCAGCTGAATCGTATGAAACTTCTTCTTACTTATTGATGGATCACTCGGCTCAAAGAAACTTGGAGTTGTTCAAAAATATTCGAACTAACAAGAAGTCCGGAACGCTTTTGTGGCTTTTGGATGAGACTAAAACTGCGATGGGTAGCCGTTTATTAAAACAATGGCTGGCTCGTCCGTTAATTAGTGTCGGTAAGTTAAAAGAACGTCAACATTTTGTGCAAGTCTTTTTGGACAATTATTTCCAAAGATCATCCTTCCAAGATTACTTGACGAAAGTTTATGATTTGGAACGTTTAGCAGGTCGAGTTGCTTATGGAACAGTCAATGGACGTGATTTGATTCAATTAAAAACATCTTTGGAACAGGTTCCTGAAATTAAATCTATCCTATTGGATATCGGTGACGATGAATTAACAGCCTATGTGGAAAAGATTGATGAAGTGGCTGACATTCGTAATTTAATCGACAAGGCAGTGGTTGAAGAAGCTCCAATTTCCGTAACCGGTGGTGGCTTGATTAAAGAAGGCTACAACGAACAGCTTGATAAATATCTTGATGCTTCCAAGAATGGTAAGCAATGGTTAGCTAGTTTGAAGGCTAAGGAACAAGAATTGACGGGCATCAATAACTTGAAGATTGGTTACAACAAGGTCTTTGGTTACTATATTGAAGTCAGTCGTGCTAATATCGATAAAGTTCCTGAAGATCGTTACCAAAGAAAACAAACGCTGGTTAATGCTGAAAGATATATCACTCCCGAGTTGAAAGACAAGGAGAGCTTGATTCTTGAAGCGGAGGAAAAATCCAAGAGTTTGGAATATCACTTATTTGACCAAATAAGATCAAAAATTAAAGACCAAATCCGACGCATTCAAGCATTGGCAAACATTTTGTCACGTTTGGACGTTTTACAAAGTTTTGCGGTTGTCAGTGAAGAGTACCATTATGTAGCTCCAGAATTTGTGGATAAACATGAACTAAAAATTACTAATGGACGTCATCCCGTTGTGGAAAAGGTATTAAGTAATAACAGTTACATTCCGAACGATGTTAATTTTGACGATAAGACTGACATTTTGTTGATAACTGGACCTAATATGTCTGGTAAAAGTACATATATGAGACAGATGGCGTTGACAGTTATCATGGCTCAAATCGGTTGTTTCGTACCAGCAGAGTCGGCTAAACTGCCAATCTTTGATCACATTTTTACCAGAATCGGTGCGGCAGATGATTTGATCTCCGGTGATTCAACATTCATGGTTGAAATGCGTGAAGCTAACGATGCATTGAAGAATGCAACAGCCAACAGTTTGATTATCTTTGACGAAATTGGCCGTGGTACTGCAACATATGATGGTATGGCATTAGCTCAAGCAATCATCGAGTATATCGATAAGAATGTGAATGCGATGACATTATTCTCAACTCACTATCACGAATTGACCGAATTGGAAAGCCAGTTGCCAGGATTAAGAAATGTCCACGTTGATGCCTCAGAAGAGAATGGTGACCTAGTATTCCTGCACAAAGTTTTACCAGGACCAGCCGATAAATCATATGGTATCCACGTTGCCAAATTGGCAGGATTACCAAACGATGTTTTGACAAGAGCCAGCAAGATTCTAAGTAGCTTGGAAGAAACATCGGTTCACACAACAACTTCGGAAAGTATTAAAGAACCAGTAGCAGATCCAATTAAAGAAGCAAAGCCAGTGGTAGTTGAACCGGCAGAAGAAGTTGAGGAAGCTGATAATGATGAAACACAATTATCACTATTCCCAGAGACAACAAAGAAAGTTAAAAAGTTATCCACCAAAGAATCACAGGTTATTAAAGAACTAGATAATCAAGACTTAATGGGAATAACACCAATTGAGGCTATAAACTTACTATATAAATGGCAAAAGAAGCTTAAATAG